Proteins encoded by one window of Candidatus Thermoplasmatota archaeon:
- a CDS encoding isoprenylcysteine carboxylmethyltransferase family protein yields MTQKKGYELLKEKIPEFRSPWKSTAIFAVGFLLFLVCTVFFIWFDGLVWYEALLSQLIIALVCSAFAYGRMKNAKRYREKYGELAYRYYFFHFFMPMSATFLACMFHPLLVGGLALLPLWLAIMIGAFLVSIRLLVGLHMRLSGFDVGGCNLEIYTVFPEEGTLVSSEIYSYIRHPGCLGFLCVVLGFAFFRNNLSALLTALIFLIPVLITTRLEDNELTERFGEEHKKYIKNTGALFPHRNIGKFLKLLFFLERGML; encoded by the coding sequence ATGACTCAGAAAAAAGGCTATGAATTATTAAAAGAAAAGATTCCCGAGTTTAGAAGCCCCTGGAAGAGCACAGCCATATTCGCCGTTGGGTTTCTGCTTTTCTTAGTGTGTACCGTCTTTTTCATTTGGTTTGATGGTTTGGTGTGGTATGAAGCCTTACTCAGTCAGCTTATTATTGCATTAGTGTGTTCCGCCTTTGCCTATGGTCGCATGAAAAATGCTAAGAGATATCGAGAGAAGTATGGAGAGTTAGCATATCGGTACTATTTCTTTCATTTCTTCATGCCGATGTCTGCAACTTTTCTTGCATGTATGTTTCACCCTCTTTTAGTTGGTGGTCTGGCTTTACTCCCCCTCTGGCTTGCCATAATGATTGGCGCCTTTTTAGTTTCAATTCGTCTTCTTGTTGGATTGCATATGCGTCTTTCTGGATTTGATGTCGGTGGGTGTAATCTGGAGATCTACACGGTCTTTCCAGAAGAGGGAACGTTGGTCTCCTCAGAGATATATTCCTACATTCGACATCCTGGCTGTTTAGGCTTCCTTTGTGTTGTTCTAGGTTTTGCTTTCTTCAGAAATAATCTATCAGCTCTCCTTACAGCTCTGATTTTCTTAATCCCAGTTCTTATCACGACTCGACTGGAAGATAATGAATTGACAGAAAGATTTGGAGAGGAACACAAGAAATATATCAAAAATACTGGAGCACTGTTCCCGCATAGGAATATAGGGAAGTTTTTAAAGCTTTTGTTTTTCCTAGAAAGGGGAATGCTTTGA
- a CDS encoding isoprenylcysteine carboxylmethyltransferase family protein: MKPKLVIWVLLRNLLIFIMLVGFFYLPLINQPRIPDIVIFPIAGMVFFLSGITLIIASSHKLIRKAKFYGNRIQIDPTPEKLVTTGLYKVVRHPLYVGCIIALFGWCLFWKALYCLYFLIPIFIIGLMIKAFQEERDLEKVFGDEYKEYKRKVGMLFPKIKRKK; the protein is encoded by the coding sequence ATGAAACCAAAATTAGTGATCTGGGTTTTGCTAAGAAACCTGCTGATTTTCATTATGCTTGTTGGTTTCTTTTATCTACCATTAATTAACCAACCTAGAATACCAGACATAGTCATTTTTCCTATTGCAGGAATGGTCTTTTTTCTGTCTGGAATAACTCTCATCATTGCCTCTTCGCATAAATTAATTAGAAAAGCAAAATTTTATGGTAATAGAATCCAGATAGATCCAACTCCAGAAAAACTTGTTACAACTGGACTATACAAGGTTGTAAGGCATCCGCTCTATGTTGGATGCATTATTGCTCTTTTTGGTTGGTGTTTATTTTGGAAGGCTCTTTACTGTCTTTATTTCTTAATTCCAATTTTTATCATCGGCTTAATGATTAAAGCTTTCCAGGAGGAAAGAGATTTAGAAAAAGTATTTGGAGATGAATACAAGGAATACAAGAGGAAGGTAGGAATGCTTTTCCCGAAAATAAAAAGGAAGAAATAA
- a CDS encoding nodulation protein NfeD, which translates to MKRIICLLLIILLISFIPLSNGNGTEKKVFIARIDGMIAEGTENQFEKAIDIAEKEGGAALIVMLDTPGGLSNPMKEIIKEIEGAKIPVIVYIAPEGAYSFSAGTFILLSSHLAAMAPSTAIGACQPRIINPATGMAEEAPRKEINAYATYISSIAERHGRNSTVAKRFVTENLALGPSGAVENNTVEIVAGSIDDLIEKADGMKIRGSLNGVENLTFHVKGAKIVNIGWNFRDKLLNYLTDPQIASLLLTIGILGLIFGFLTPGFHLPETLGAIFLVLSLYGLSYIGVNAAGIILIVLGFIFIIIEVHTPTFGFWTAAAIAAFIFGIVLIPASNSIYEMPEDWFISFRIASILAAVAVGAFFAYALTASLKARMRKPRLGNEEFIGMEGVAITDIAPKGQIKVRGKIWKAEAVEGAGEIREGEEVIVVGKKRMVLKVKKRK; encoded by the coding sequence GTGAAGCGAATCATATGTCTCCTGCTCATAATCCTTCTCATATCATTTATTCCGCTCTCTAATGGCAATGGCACAGAAAAAAAGGTTTTCATTGCAAGAATAGACGGTATGATTGCCGAGGGCACGGAAAATCAATTCGAAAAAGCGATAGACATTGCAGAGAAAGAGGGCGGTGCAGCCCTTATAGTAATGCTCGACACGCCCGGAGGGCTTTCCAATCCCATGAAGGAAATAATAAAGGAAATAGAAGGGGCAAAAATTCCTGTAATAGTATATATCGCCCCTGAAGGTGCTTACTCATTCTCTGCTGGGACATTCATATTGCTTTCATCCCATCTCGCGGCCATGGCTCCTTCCACTGCCATCGGGGCGTGCCAGCCCCGCATCATAAACCCCGCAACGGGGATGGCAGAAGAAGCCCCCCGGAAGGAAATAAATGCGTACGCTACTTACATCAGTAGCATTGCCGAGAGACACGGGCGGAATTCTACTGTTGCAAAGCGATTTGTTACTGAGAATCTTGCGCTCGGCCCGTCCGGGGCCGTTGAGAACAATACGGTGGAGATAGTTGCGGGCAGCATAGATGACCTGATTGAAAAAGCGGATGGAATGAAGATAAGGGGCTCGTTGAATGGTGTTGAGAACTTAACGTTTCATGTTAAAGGAGCAAAGATTGTGAACATAGGCTGGAATTTCAGGGATAAATTACTAAATTATCTTACGGATCCACAAATAGCATCGCTTCTGCTGACAATCGGCATACTTGGGTTGATATTCGGATTTCTCACGCCAGGATTTCATCTCCCGGAAACTCTTGGGGCAATATTTCTCGTGCTTTCTTTATACGGGCTTTCGTACATAGGAGTCAATGCTGCCGGCATCATTCTAATCGTTCTTGGATTTATATTTATCATAATAGAGGTGCATACTCCCACTTTTGGGTTCTGGACAGCTGCTGCAATTGCTGCATTCATATTCGGTATTGTTTTAATACCTGCAAGTAATTCAATATACGAGATGCCCGAAGACTGGTTTATTTCGTTCCGTATAGCAAGCATACTTGCTGCCGTGGCCGTCGGAGCGTTTTTTGCATATGCCCTTACCGCATCCCTGAAGGCGAGGATGAGAAAACCCAGACTCGGAAATGAGGAATTCATAGGAATGGAGGGTGTCGCGATAACCGATATCGCTCCCAAGGGGCAGATAAAAGTGAGGGGAAAAATATGGAAGGCGGAGGCTGTGGAGGGGGCAGGTGAAATAAGAGAGGGAGAAGAAGTTATCGTCGTGGGTAAAAAAAGGATGGTTTTGAAAGTAAAAAAGCGTAAATAA
- a CDS encoding ribonuclease P protein component 4 — protein MGIYPKNKNGKLIHCSLLVKESMMKPYKIRRKLIARKRIYHLFEMAEKMAMDGKMDLAGRYVEIARKIGMKYLVRIPKAYKKRFCKKCNSYLLPGKNCSVRLKKKRIVVSCHNCGNIIRTPFTR, from the coding sequence ATGGGAATATACCCAAAAAATAAAAATGGAAAGCTGATTCATTGCTCGCTTTTAGTCAAGGAGAGCATGATGAAGCCATACAAAATAAGGAGGAAATTAATAGCTAGGAAAAGAATATATCATCTTTTTGAAATGGCGGAAAAGATGGCCATGGACGGGAAGATGGATCTCGCCGGCAGATACGTGGAGATTGCGAGAAAAATAGGAATGAAATATCTGGTGAGAATACCGAAGGCATATAAAAAGCGGTTTTGCAAAAAATGTAATTCTTATCTATTGCCGGGCAAAAACTGTAGTGTCAGGCTAAAGAAAAAAAGGATTGTTGTATCATGTCATAACTGTGGCAATATAATAAGAACGCCTTTTACGAGGTAA
- a CDS encoding uracil-DNA glycosylase, translated as MAGLWELENKIKNCKNCPLSLTRKNAVPGEGREDANIIFIGEAPGKSEDETGKPFVGKAGNFLDFALTGIGLKREDIYITNVVKCRPPGNRDPREEEIKACIPYLDGQISIIKPKIFCTLGKFATTYILSSYGFDSEPISRVHGRVYSSPVAMIKIIPMYHPAATIYNPALKEYFLRDMGVIKKLLD; from the coding sequence ATGGCCGGATTATGGGAACTGGAAAATAAAATAAAAAACTGTAAAAACTGCCCTCTTTCCCTCACACGAAAAAATGCAGTACCAGGAGAGGGAAGAGAAGACGCAAATATAATATTCATTGGAGAAGCTCCTGGAAAAAGCGAAGATGAAACTGGCAAACCATTTGTCGGAAAGGCGGGAAATTTTCTCGATTTTGCATTGACAGGCATAGGGCTGAAAAGAGAGGATATATACATAACAAATGTGGTCAAATGCAGGCCGCCGGGCAACAGAGATCCGAGAGAAGAAGAAATTAAGGCATGTATTCCTTATCTTGACGGGCAGATATCTATCATAAAGCCAAAGATATTTTGCACGTTAGGCAAATTTGCAACCACATATATTCTCTCCTCATACGGGTTTGACAGCGAGCCGATATCGAGGGTGCACGGCAGGGTTTACAGCTCGCCTGTGGCAATGATAAAAATAATCCCCATGTATCATCCCGCTGCGACGATATACAATCCCGCTCTAAAGGAGTATTTTTTGAGGGATATGGGAGTTATTAAAAAACTATTGGACTAA